In one window of Posidoniimonas corsicana DNA:
- a CDS encoding carboxypeptidase-like regulatory domain-containing protein produces MLAAVAAWVDPPPRVTFIAGWASHLRTQLVPDNVCAENDRDALAAGEFFARSTFSSDRNLSADLFHAELQRDSDSDTPRLIYLSGYATRDPDGQVVVMTKEFRPVTGEGGLRLGRLLDQVDESPRPTLLVLDLTWHVANGPAGQLPSGVGDEVYAVLKERRAPNRLTLLSCSPGESTTEITGAGRTTFGLFFEAALRGYADGCNRSGVTDGRVSAAELGEYVCGRVSEWSSRFGSQPQTPRLLADQDIDFLLTVSNRKDEQMTLRAAVAEYPSGLKQVWAERDAMVAGGARAVAPRLLNRLEHEVLEIERRWRRGLPVDSVNAMLARHVPHLQRDISNVLSLVTPRVRLSLASMLADSPSSTDAAEQAWATLLESTNSEPNDVKAKAARAASVAAFRKATAEIDFPRLAEAGISVILQSPADFRERAPLAVDELRRRSSGLQLLEVADLEALASVVASNPSLPSQSAVSMLEVSLLRERAWLNPRVVGWAQQWLADADGASRTAWAGVSEPGYVSVAEIESYTQRAADLYLRAIAVQRSIATGLDARDRALAILPEILPVIRGRSELHVAWDSAAQDAVRLSALLESPPHRTGAEDVFATIEKIAALSGELDLQLSTLLGPMAPEVTDPLRDELASGDWERISTAETLLDTAMLDADRREALCLAVGAAAALLADDLQQLVARRTRSAESPDAWQSEDGFVSRGLAIREARFTARLLEMMACPSPELTATVESTAAQSGPLDQNLMLAHVRAALADARDRIEGDCPLPVRDRASRVLTPGVFVAALDGRQAEPALAVGRAQLDAWRLGNSERLAAAATDIGGVVFAAVASKRLSVESRSGEQLIAVSPLRSNGDHEQRIGLPRLSERERSEELVLRIVGVAPDELDATVLQPASCLAVSQSKDACADGTVLRIAIQLDRNASFADLAATSGVLLRLTDGRRVRHVPIATPGLCTASPVEVYTVVAGVRSKLQSHYELPPSTGPRLVRWIVKNRTTRDLAIKADVHAGSPFSAEAVAPALGEVPLVLTAGGPAPGGTAELDIEKVSVVVSESSSGKVLYQQDATLSVRDPSEYVRVLDARVAPDESGATVATLRAERLPGSPEQVELSWSLSNPHAAAPIVAGGRLHAVLGAANPVATLSATLAPDWSDQPQVLTRLAINGVDRSIVRRARRPAYGMNGTLDVVPSPTILLSAPAMVRSGDGLDYSADAAPVPAGATLELVLGELASDGSVVVDRRRYYNTARKGMVKVQPKVVGGRFAIHPTISGQQGSFATDGIVGRRVLRATVFDGQGDRIAQTLQPIVIDGDPPTSVAVSPTATPVAGKPVEFAVTAVDDLSGVASVSLFVGAAVDGKPPKGAAVVAAVADPQRPGRWVAPLPMPAGVPLAEVTAQVTNGVGLTRELCLPVRLVTAEQASLGRVAGAVTEGVRPQPGLTVELRDPSQQPVASASTNAQGQFLFTGVKPGKYLVWSVKEQSQRVGATGVEVKAGATATAELKLSL; encoded by the coding sequence GTGCTGGCGGCGGTCGCGGCTTGGGTCGATCCCCCACCACGGGTGACGTTCATCGCGGGCTGGGCCAGTCATCTCCGCACCCAACTGGTCCCCGACAACGTCTGTGCCGAGAACGACCGCGACGCGCTCGCCGCCGGCGAGTTCTTCGCGCGCAGTACCTTTAGTTCGGACCGAAACCTCTCCGCCGACCTTTTCCACGCCGAGCTGCAACGAGATTCCGACAGCGACACTCCTCGCCTGATCTACCTGTCCGGATATGCCACCAGGGATCCTGACGGGCAGGTCGTGGTCATGACCAAGGAGTTCAGGCCAGTCACAGGGGAGGGCGGGCTGAGGCTCGGACGGTTGCTCGACCAAGTGGACGAGAGCCCTAGACCAACGCTGCTGGTGCTTGACCTCACATGGCACGTCGCGAACGGACCCGCTGGCCAGCTTCCGTCGGGAGTTGGGGACGAGGTCTACGCGGTTCTGAAGGAGCGGCGCGCTCCGAATCGACTGACGCTATTGAGCTGCTCGCCGGGCGAGAGTACTACCGAGATCACCGGTGCGGGTCGCACGACATTCGGCCTCTTCTTCGAAGCCGCGCTCCGGGGCTACGCGGACGGCTGCAACCGGTCCGGCGTCACTGACGGCCGGGTATCGGCCGCTGAGTTGGGCGAGTATGTGTGCGGGCGCGTCTCGGAATGGAGTTCCCGGTTTGGCTCACAGCCGCAGACGCCGCGACTGCTTGCCGACCAGGACATCGACTTCCTATTGACGGTCAGCAACCGCAAGGATGAGCAAATGACTCTCCGGGCGGCCGTTGCCGAGTATCCTTCCGGCCTTAAGCAAGTATGGGCCGAGCGGGACGCAATGGTCGCGGGTGGCGCCAGGGCGGTGGCCCCGCGTCTCCTCAATCGTCTGGAGCATGAAGTGCTGGAGATTGAGAGACGTTGGCGTCGTGGTCTGCCTGTTGATAGTGTAAACGCGATGCTGGCTAGGCACGTGCCGCACCTGCAGCGGGACATCAGCAATGTCTTATCCCTCGTTACACCTCGCGTACGGCTGTCGTTAGCATCGATGTTGGCTGACAGCCCATCAAGCACCGACGCGGCCGAACAAGCATGGGCGACGCTGCTCGAATCGACTAACTCAGAACCCAACGACGTGAAAGCCAAAGCCGCCCGCGCGGCCTCGGTCGCTGCGTTCCGAAAGGCGACTGCCGAGATCGACTTCCCAAGGCTAGCCGAAGCGGGCATCAGTGTGATCTTGCAGTCGCCCGCCGATTTCCGGGAGCGGGCGCCGTTGGCGGTCGACGAACTGCGGCGGCGCAGCAGCGGTCTGCAGCTGCTGGAGGTTGCCGACCTCGAAGCGCTTGCTAGTGTTGTCGCCAGTAATCCGAGCCTGCCCTCGCAATCCGCCGTCAGTATGCTTGAGGTGAGTTTGCTAAGGGAGCGGGCGTGGTTGAACCCGCGTGTTGTTGGATGGGCTCAACAATGGCTTGCCGACGCGGACGGCGCGAGCCGCACCGCCTGGGCGGGCGTCAGCGAGCCAGGGTACGTGAGCGTAGCTGAGATTGAAAGCTACACTCAGCGTGCGGCCGATCTGTACCTTCGGGCGATTGCAGTGCAACGCAGCATCGCCACGGGACTCGACGCCCGTGATCGTGCTCTGGCGATTCTCCCCGAGATTCTCCCCGTCATCCGCGGGCGCTCTGAACTCCACGTCGCTTGGGACAGCGCTGCGCAGGACGCCGTTCGCTTGTCGGCGCTCTTGGAATCGCCGCCACATCGCACAGGGGCGGAGGACGTTTTCGCGACTATCGAGAAGATCGCCGCGCTCTCAGGTGAACTAGACCTGCAGCTCAGTACGCTGCTGGGGCCAATGGCGCCTGAAGTGACAGACCCACTGCGTGACGAGCTAGCCAGCGGCGATTGGGAGCGGATCTCCACCGCCGAGACGCTCCTCGATACCGCGATGCTCGATGCCGACCGACGTGAGGCACTCTGCCTGGCGGTAGGCGCCGCAGCCGCGTTGCTGGCTGACGATCTGCAACAGCTCGTGGCGCGGCGCACCCGGTCTGCCGAGAGCCCCGATGCGTGGCAGTCGGAAGACGGCTTCGTGTCTCGCGGGCTGGCGATCCGCGAGGCGAGGTTCACGGCGCGTCTGCTGGAGATGATGGCGTGTCCTTCCCCCGAACTTACCGCGACTGTCGAATCTACGGCCGCGCAAAGCGGTCCTCTCGACCAGAATCTGATGCTGGCCCATGTCCGAGCTGCGCTCGCCGACGCACGCGACCGTATTGAAGGCGACTGCCCGCTGCCGGTCCGTGACCGCGCGAGCCGGGTGCTGACGCCAGGGGTGTTTGTTGCGGCGCTCGACGGGCGGCAGGCGGAGCCTGCCCTGGCGGTGGGGCGGGCACAGCTTGACGCATGGCGCCTCGGAAACTCCGAGCGGCTCGCGGCGGCCGCCACGGATATCGGCGGAGTTGTCTTCGCCGCGGTGGCGTCCAAGCGTCTGTCGGTAGAGTCTAGGTCTGGCGAACAGCTCATCGCGGTATCCCCCCTTCGCAGCAATGGTGATCACGAGCAGCGGATAGGCCTTCCTCGGTTGTCTGAGCGTGAGCGCAGCGAGGAGCTTGTATTGCGGATTGTCGGTGTTGCCCCTGACGAACTGGATGCGACCGTTCTTCAGCCCGCCTCCTGCCTGGCGGTTAGTCAGAGCAAGGATGCGTGTGCCGATGGGACGGTGCTTCGGATCGCAATTCAACTTGACCGCAACGCTAGTTTCGCCGACCTGGCCGCGACCTCAGGCGTATTGCTCCGATTGACCGATGGTCGACGGGTGCGTCACGTACCTATCGCTACGCCCGGCCTGTGCACCGCGTCGCCCGTTGAGGTGTACACCGTGGTCGCCGGCGTCCGCAGCAAACTGCAGTCCCACTACGAACTCCCCCCCAGCACCGGGCCGCGGCTGGTGCGCTGGATCGTCAAGAACCGCACGACGCGCGACTTGGCCATCAAGGCGGACGTGCATGCGGGCAGTCCGTTTTCCGCGGAGGCAGTCGCCCCTGCGCTGGGCGAGGTCCCACTGGTACTGACCGCGGGTGGTCCCGCCCCCGGCGGGACAGCTGAGTTGGATATTGAGAAAGTCTCCGTAGTTGTTTCTGAGTCGTCGTCTGGCAAGGTGCTCTACCAACAAGACGCGACGCTGTCGGTTCGCGACCCAAGCGAGTACGTCCGTGTGCTCGACGCCCGGGTCGCTCCGGACGAGAGCGGCGCGACGGTCGCAACCTTGCGGGCGGAGCGCCTGCCAGGATCACCCGAGCAGGTTGAACTGTCCTGGTCGCTGAGCAACCCACACGCCGCGGCCCCCATCGTTGCGGGGGGCAGGCTGCACGCCGTCCTCGGCGCCGCGAACCCGGTGGCAACGCTCTCGGCCACGCTGGCGCCCGACTGGAGCGACCAGCCTCAGGTGCTGACGCGACTCGCCATCAACGGGGTAGACCGTTCGATCGTCCGCCGTGCTCGCCGCCCCGCGTACGGGATGAACGGGACGCTTGACGTTGTGCCCTCGCCGACCATCCTCCTTTCTGCGCCGGCGATGGTGCGGTCGGGCGACGGGCTCGATTACTCCGCCGATGCGGCGCCCGTTCCGGCCGGGGCTACGCTGGAGCTTGTGCTGGGCGAGCTTGCGTCCGATGGTTCGGTGGTCGTGGATAGGCGGCGGTATTACAACACCGCAAGGAAGGGGATGGTTAAGGTTCAGCCGAAGGTGGTGGGCGGGCGATTCGCGATCCACCCAACGATTTCTGGGCAGCAGGGTAGCTTCGCAACCGATGGCATCGTCGGGCGACGCGTGCTCCGCGCGACGGTGTTTGATGGCCAAGGCGACCGGATCGCTCAGACCCTGCAGCCGATTGTCATTGATGGCGACCCGCCCACGTCCGTTGCCGTTTCGCCGACCGCGACCCCGGTCGCCGGCAAGCCGGTAGAGTTTGCTGTGACCGCCGTGGACGACCTTTCGGGCGTTGCGTCGGTCTCGCTGTTCGTCGGCGCAGCGGTTGATGGCAAGCCGCCCAAGGGCGCCGCCGTCGTTGCGGCCGTCGCCGATCCGCAACGCCCAGGGCGTTGGGTGGCGCCGCTGCCGATGCCGGCGGGCGTTCCGCTCGCCGAGGTCACCGCGCAGGTGACTAACGGCGTTGGTCTCACTCGCGAACTGTGCTTGCCTGTGCGGCTGGTGACCGCCGAGCAGGCGTCGTTAGGTCGGGTAGCCGGCGCGGTGACCGAGGGGGTCCGCCCCCAGCCGGGGCTCACCGTCGAACTGCGGGACCCGTCGCAGCAGCCGGTCGCCTCGGCCAGCACGAACGCCCAGGGTCAATTCCTCTTCACTGGCGTGAAGCCGGGCAAGTACCTCGTTTGGAGCGTCAAGGAGCAGTCGCAACGCGTCGGCGCCACGGGCGTCGAGGTCAAGGCGGGCGCCACAGCGACCGCCGAGCTTAAGCTCTCGCTCTAG
- a CDS encoding carboxypeptidase-like regulatory domain-containing protein, whose translation MPDRFGWRPLGLLGLGVAFMVGCGSSAGLVPVEGVVTLDGNPLPNCQVLFYVPGGGAETNFTDVTDAQGKFSLTTINNEGVGIKPGNYTVQLRTGFAGPELTETDPIPKELVPPAQQEQQFEVPPEGDANVTFALTSK comes from the coding sequence ATGCCGGATCGCTTTGGATGGCGCCCGTTGGGGCTGCTTGGGCTGGGTGTGGCTTTTATGGTTGGTTGTGGGTCGTCCGCCGGGCTGGTTCCCGTGGAGGGCGTGGTAACTCTGGACGGCAATCCCCTGCCCAACTGCCAGGTGCTGTTCTACGTGCCCGGTGGGGGCGCCGAGACCAACTTCACCGACGTGACCGACGCCCAAGGGAAGTTCTCGCTGACCACCATCAATAACGAGGGGGTCGGCATCAAGCCTGGCAATTACACTGTGCAACTCCGGACCGGCTTTGCGGGCCCCGAACTGACCGAGACCGACCCGATCCCTAAGGAGCTGGTCCCGCCCGCTCAGCAGGAGCAGCAGTTTGAGGTTCCGCCCGAAGGCGACGCCAACGTCACCTTCGCGTTGACAAGCAAGTAG